The following are encoded together in the Ornithorhynchus anatinus isolate Pmale09 unplaced genomic scaffold, mOrnAna1.pri.v4 scaffold_264_arrow_ctg1, whole genome shotgun sequence genome:
- the LOC100087020 gene encoding probable low-specificity L-threonine aldolase 2, which produces MLGVLAQAWARGSGPLWRAGVRRRCQGAGTQGDPPPRVVDLRSDTVTRPGPEMRRAMAQAVVGDDDYGEDPTVQELQYRAAELLGVERTLFVPTNTMANLIAVMCHCPRRGSQLLLGQESHLHVYEQGGVAQIAGVHSHPLPDLPRGTLDLDELERKVRQGHGSPYHPRCELVCLENTHNSAGGRALPLAHLLEVRLLAERYGFRVHLDGARLVNAAVALGVPPARLVQPCDSVSLCLSKGLGAPVGALVGGRRDFVEEAWRIRKALGGGMRQAGVLAAAALVGLMGSENVLAQDHRNARRFAQGLQELASPLCAVDPDAVETNMVLVHLSPGLLPETLCQRLAEVGQGEEGQLGGAAVRVLVFPWTARSVRAVWHRDVSAEDTELALRKWDLVLRRIREEGGEGGG; this is translated from the exons ATGCTGGGCGTGCTGGCCCAGGCGTGGGCTCGGGGATCTGGGCCCCTTTGGAGGGCCGGGGTCCGCAGGAGGTGTCAGGGGGCAGGGACCCAGGGGGACCCCCCTCCCAGGGTGGTGGATCTGCGCAGCGACACGGTGACGCGGCCGGGGCCGGAGATGAGGCGGGCCATGGCCCAGGCCGTCGTGGGGGACGATGACTATGGGGAAGACCCCACCGTCCAGG AGTTGCAGTACCGAGCCGCGGAGCTGCTGGGGGTGGAACGGACTCTATTTGTGCCCACCAACACCATGGCCAATCTCATTGCCG TGATGTGTCACTGCCCGCGCCGGGGGTCCCAGCTCCTTCTTGGGCAGGAGTCCCACCTCCATGTCTACGAGCAGGGTGGGGTGGCTCAG ATCGCCGGCGTCCACTCCCACCCGCTGCCGGACCTGCCCCGCGGCACCCTGGACCTGGACGAGCTGGAGAGGAAGGTCCGGCAGGGCCACGGCAGCCCGTACCACCCCCGCTGTGAGCTCGTCTGCCTGGAGAACACCCACAACAGCGCCGGCGGGCGGGCGCTGCCCCTCGCCCACCTACTGGAG gtGCGACTCTTGGCAGAACGCTACGGGTTCCGGGTGCACCTGGACGGGGCCCGGCTGGTGAACGCCGCCGTGGCACTGGGGGTGCCGCCCGCCCGGCTGGTCCAGCCCTGCGACTcggtctccctctgcctctccaag GGCCTGGGGGCGCCCGTGGGGGCCCTGGTCGGCGGGCGCCGGGATTTCGTGGAGGAGGCGTGGCGCATCCGCAAGGCCCTCGGGGGCGGGATGCGCCAGGCTGGCGTGTTGGCGGCTGCCGCCCTGGTGGGCCTGATGGGCTCGGAGAACGTGTTGGCACAGGATCACCGCAATGCCCGCAGATTCGCCCAAG GCCTGCAGGAGTTGGCGTCCCCGCTGTGCGCCGTGGACCCGGACGCTGTGGAGACCAACATGGTGCTGGTGCATCTGTCCCCGGGGCTGCTCCCGGAGACCCTGTGCCAGCGCCTGGCCGAGGtgggccagggggaggagggccagctgggcggggcgGCCGTCCGCGTGTTGGTCTTCCCCTGGACGGCGCGCTCCGTGCGGGCCGTCTGGCACCGGGACGTCTCAGCCGAGGACACCGAGCTCGCCCTGCGCAAGTGGGACTTGGTGCTGCGGCGGATCCGGGAagaggggggtgagggtggagggtga